A single genomic interval of Spirosoma linguale DSM 74 harbors:
- a CDS encoding proton-translocating NADH-quinone oxidoreductase, chain N (TIGRFAM: proton-translocating NADH-quinone oxidoreductase, chain N~PFAM: NADH/Ubiquinone/plastoquinone (complex I)~KEGG: scl:sce7609 NADH dehydrogenase I chain N), with amino-acid sequence MPLTDQLNDILSSLGGFGPEIWLSVAFCVVLVAELLLVRSLALPKARLYLAGLSVSVLLVAGGWAVLLPTRGFLFMHLLFVDQQAIFIQMVVALSAVCVVLYEAFTSPINQAIDRPKLPLEWYSLLIAMTLGLFLMTLSVNMLSIYLSIELVSIGSYLLTALTADRKASEGGIKYLLFGAISSAVMLYGMSLLYGMTGTLDLTAEAFGAELARQDGAVVAVAMLLTLAGLLFKLAGVPFHVWTPDAYEAAPVPVAAFFSVAPKAAAVLVLMRVVTALPIEVPAGGTTAVVLQTPLAVLALAGILIGNLSALRQTDAKRLLAYSTIAHAGFLLVGVVAFNEAGFEAVLFYIGTYLFISLAAFFLIDLLARSNGSQLTIKNFAGLGARQPLLAVALTVVMLALTGLPPTVGFTAKLLSFSALYDAYQQSGDGWLLALFGLGLLNALVSLVYYLKIPFLLFFRPTDEAPEQNVPARLPVAAVWLAVGLVIPIIVLFMKPDLLLNLITVR; translated from the coding sequence TTGCCACTTACCGACCAATTAAACGATATTTTAAGCAGCCTCGGGGGTTTCGGACCGGAGATTTGGCTGTCTGTAGCTTTTTGTGTTGTGTTAGTTGCCGAACTCCTTCTGGTTCGGTCATTAGCCTTACCCAAAGCTCGTTTATACCTGGCTGGATTAAGTGTTTCCGTATTGCTGGTGGCTGGCGGCTGGGCCGTGCTCTTGCCCACGCGCGGGTTTCTGTTCATGCATCTGCTCTTTGTCGATCAGCAGGCCATCTTTATTCAGATGGTCGTTGCCCTGAGCGCCGTGTGTGTTGTGTTGTATGAAGCGTTTACATCGCCCATCAATCAGGCCATCGACCGGCCGAAACTGCCGCTGGAGTGGTACTCCCTGCTGATTGCCATGACGCTCGGGTTATTCCTGATGACTTTGTCCGTCAACATGCTCAGCATCTACCTGAGCATCGAACTGGTTTCCATCGGCTCTTACTTACTGACTGCCCTCACCGCCGACCGAAAAGCTTCCGAGGGTGGTATCAAATACCTGCTGTTCGGGGCTATCAGCTCGGCCGTTATGCTGTATGGTATGTCGTTGCTGTATGGCATGACCGGCACCCTCGACCTCACCGCTGAAGCATTCGGAGCGGAGCTGGCCCGGCAGGACGGGGCCGTTGTTGCCGTAGCCATGCTGCTGACGCTGGCCGGATTGTTGTTCAAACTGGCTGGCGTGCCGTTTCACGTCTGGACCCCCGATGCCTACGAAGCAGCCCCCGTGCCGGTAGCCGCTTTTTTTTCGGTGGCCCCCAAAGCTGCTGCGGTGCTGGTGTTGATGCGGGTCGTAACGGCCCTGCCCATCGAAGTTCCGGCGGGCGGTACAACGGCCGTTGTACTACAAACGCCACTGGCCGTTCTGGCGCTGGCGGGTATCCTGATCGGTAACCTGTCGGCTCTGCGGCAAACGGATGCCAAGCGGCTGCTGGCGTATTCGACCATTGCTCATGCCGGTTTTCTGCTGGTAGGGGTAGTCGCGTTCAACGAAGCGGGTTTCGAAGCGGTATTGTTTTACATCGGTACTTACCTGTTTATTTCGCTGGCTGCTTTCTTCCTCATCGACCTGCTGGCCCGAAGTAATGGAAGCCAACTGACAATCAAAAATTTTGCCGGTTTAGGGGCCAGACAACCGTTACTGGCCGTTGCGCTGACGGTCGTGATGCTGGCCCTGACGGGTCTGCCGCCAACGGTTGGGTTCACGGCGAAACTCCTGTCGTTTTCCGCCCTGTACGACGCCTACCAGCAATCCGGGGATGGCTGGCTGCTGGCGCTGTTTGGCCTGGGTTTACTTAACGCCCTGGTTTCGCTGGTCTATTACCTTAAAATTCCGTTCCTGTTATTTTTCCGTCCGACAGATGAAGCTCCCGAACAGAATGTCCCTGCCCGCCTGCCCGTAGCAGCGGTCTGGCTAGCTGTTGGGCTGGTGATACCGATCATCGTGTTATTTATGAAACCCGATCTGTTACTCAACCTCATTACGGTTCGATGA
- a CDS encoding protein of unknown function DUF490 (PFAM: protein of unknown function DUF490~KEGG: xau:Xaut_4225 hypothetical protein): MSKLFVRILLGLLAIVLLLAGFVVIIATTPWGQQLVTRQVNSYLAQKLQSPFHIGRIRYSIPDWVELEDVFFKTPKGDTLLNGGRMRVDLDMWGLLNNRVAINQIELEHIRLNISRTLPDRNDGPPAFNFQYILNAFDTGAAPEPSDTVSTPMAINLTGIALKDVRIKYKDDVTGADVNAYMDSLRAGFSATDVNTSKYHLSNVAVNGLDVYTRLYEGLPTPPSAPAKPGDTLDLALGKWQINRAKWDIRVETADFKTKGSAERLAMESDYFYLDGEKIGIKSLDLANADVAATLTKPTKKAAPTPPTATSAVTPGWQARLTNVRFANNRIRYDDETAPRQKTGLDYSHLDLQNLGIDGRFLVYQDLGKRGQRISGQLRNGRFRATSGFVLQQLEGNLLYTDTTTTITKLYLQTPTSLLRDQLVLRYDSLGQLTDPRFAKRVAVRVNLRQSRLSVEDVLQLAPFLADTPPFAGNRGGVFRANAQATGTLAALNLPRLEFDMLSGTKIRASGRLTNVTDPNRIGVDMAIQDATTNLADINKLVPKGTIPSSIALPPTFKLTGKLKGALNDLVLDAKLNTAWGTAGFDGRLAGFVAGKNQTYKGTLNLNDFDAGKWLKQSGTVGKITGRATVDGRGIDVNTLTTRFDLAVRSAELSGYRYQNLDAKGQLTKGNLTLTGALKDPNANVALDIKASLKGDFPSVTGQTVINELNLQQLKLYKDPLSLKGKINLDMASTDPAKPVGTVSASDAVISLNGKSYPVDSLYAKLGVDGNTKNVIARLPGAQLRLNGQFEYAQLYDIIAGEISQYIALPSLTYKRIPPPHAFTLAMKAYQNPLFQAFVPALTRMDTVRFNAYLDNTRDTTLSATLRTGVVVYDTTTLQGSTLAIRGANNQLKVDGRIDGVLYDGINIRQTNINGIAANNRFRFAVVNKDSINQDLHGLSGTLSVIDSTYRFQFAPNGLLTNYQRWQTDTSGFAEYGNNGVLINRLRIETEQQSLEISSTEQYANAPIRVTARAIELGNLARLANQDTTLASGQLNGTVIVRDYMSQDSKLAFTGSIYVDSLKVMSKPIGNLTARFRNDTDGRISVNTTLAGSYNDATVTGYYNPENAKQALDLAIKLNRLDARTIEAFSFGELRQAKGQLTGEFTVAGAVDNPQMSGSVAFDSVGFNIKQLNATYNIDKEKLAFSGQTITLSGFDLRDEQGRTLTTDGTVVLKNLPDAAYNLRVRADHFQVLNASRKDNDYAYGQAAVTTDLRIKGAGTNASVNGTVRLEDGSKISMVLPDEAASANEANGIVTFINHSDSLALVKYLYKPKQDTLGPRLAFEQLSNSTISVDLEADEKSELTIVVDELNGDYLRARGNARLNVGVTASGEVTVLGRYEVTEGEYSLTYQVLKRQFELQRGGYINFTGDPLKADINMTAVYKVSAPPSDLIGSESNAIDAASLKRKLPFEVDLTISDNLAAPKLNFDIRAPEIENNSAGQDNSLATSIETKLRTLRQDPAQINKQVFALLILNRFLPENSADFFSGSDNGGLNTQAENIARSSVSKLISDQLGRLASGVLKGFDVDFNLLSQAGSANTGGTTNGSRTDLNVGLSKSFLAGRVTVSVGKNFVLDNSANAAVPSQNQVFDNLSVNYNVTRDGRYMLRAYRRNDYQAVLDGYIIETGVGFIISMDFNTLSEIFRRSTPAPAMN; this comes from the coding sequence GTGTCGAAACTTTTTGTCCGAATTTTACTTGGTTTGCTTGCTATCGTGCTGTTGCTGGCAGGATTTGTGGTCATTATTGCCACAACACCCTGGGGACAGCAATTGGTGACCCGACAGGTAAACTCCTATCTCGCCCAGAAACTTCAATCGCCCTTTCATATCGGGCGTATCCGCTACTCCATTCCCGACTGGGTTGAACTGGAGGATGTTTTCTTTAAAACCCCAAAAGGGGATACACTCCTCAACGGAGGCCGTATGCGTGTGGACCTCGACATGTGGGGTCTCCTCAATAACCGCGTTGCTATTAACCAGATAGAGCTGGAACATATCCGCCTGAATATCAGCCGAACATTGCCCGACCGTAACGACGGACCGCCAGCTTTCAACTTTCAGTACATTCTTAACGCGTTCGACACAGGCGCGGCTCCGGAGCCTTCCGATACAGTGTCGACACCCATGGCCATTAACCTGACCGGTATTGCCCTGAAAGATGTACGGATCAAGTATAAAGATGATGTTACCGGGGCCGATGTCAATGCCTATATGGACAGCCTCCGGGCGGGCTTTAGCGCTACGGACGTCAACACGTCGAAATACCATTTGTCCAATGTAGCTGTCAACGGGCTTGACGTGTATACCCGATTGTACGAGGGGTTACCAACACCTCCCAGCGCACCCGCCAAACCCGGCGACACCCTCGACCTGGCCCTTGGTAAGTGGCAGATCAACCGGGCCAAGTGGGACATCCGCGTCGAAACCGCCGACTTCAAAACCAAAGGTAGTGCCGAGCGTCTGGCCATGGAATCGGATTATTTTTACCTGGATGGCGAAAAAATAGGCATTAAGTCCCTCGATCTGGCTAACGCCGATGTGGCAGCCACCCTGACAAAGCCAACGAAAAAAGCAGCCCCTACCCCACCCACGGCTACGTCGGCGGTTACACCCGGCTGGCAGGCCCGGTTAACAAACGTCCGGTTTGCCAACAACCGAATTCGCTATGATGATGAAACGGCCCCGCGTCAGAAAACAGGACTTGACTATAGCCACCTCGATTTACAGAATCTGGGCATCGACGGCCGTTTCCTTGTTTATCAGGATTTAGGCAAACGGGGGCAGCGCATCAGCGGGCAGTTGCGCAACGGCCGGTTCCGGGCCACCAGCGGCTTCGTTCTCCAGCAACTCGAAGGCAACCTTCTTTATACCGACACCACAACCACCATTACCAAACTGTACTTGCAAACGCCAACGAGTCTGCTACGGGATCAACTGGTGCTTCGGTATGATTCACTTGGGCAACTAACAGACCCCCGTTTTGCGAAACGCGTGGCTGTTCGGGTAAATCTACGCCAGAGCCGATTGTCTGTCGAGGATGTCCTGCAACTGGCACCCTTCCTGGCCGATACACCCCCCTTTGCAGGTAATCGCGGGGGCGTTTTCCGGGCTAATGCCCAGGCGACGGGTACACTGGCCGCATTGAACCTGCCCCGACTGGAGTTCGATATGCTGTCCGGGACCAAAATCAGGGCCAGCGGCCGGTTAACCAACGTAACGGACCCCAACCGCATTGGCGTCGACATGGCGATTCAGGATGCGACCACAAACCTGGCCGACATCAATAAGCTGGTCCCTAAAGGCACAATCCCTTCGTCCATTGCCTTGCCGCCTACCTTCAAACTGACTGGTAAGCTGAAAGGCGCACTTAATGACCTTGTTCTGGATGCCAAATTGAACACCGCCTGGGGTACGGCCGGGTTCGATGGCCGACTCGCCGGGTTCGTTGCGGGGAAAAACCAGACGTACAAAGGCACGCTTAATCTGAACGATTTCGATGCGGGTAAATGGCTCAAACAATCGGGCACGGTCGGAAAAATCACCGGCCGCGCTACGGTCGATGGGCGAGGTATTGACGTGAATACGCTAACCACCCGCTTCGATCTGGCTGTTCGGTCGGCCGAGCTGAGCGGATACCGATACCAGAATCTGGACGCCAAAGGTCAACTCACGAAAGGAAATCTGACTCTTACGGGTGCCCTTAAAGACCCGAACGCTAACGTAGCCCTCGACATCAAAGCCAGTCTGAAAGGTGACTTCCCAAGCGTTACGGGGCAGACCGTGATCAACGAGCTGAACCTTCAGCAACTGAAGCTTTACAAAGATCCGCTGTCCCTCAAGGGCAAGATCAACCTTGATATGGCCTCCACCGATCCGGCGAAACCCGTTGGTACCGTTTCGGCGAGTGACGCGGTCATCAGCCTGAACGGCAAAAGCTACCCCGTCGATTCGCTCTATGCGAAACTGGGCGTCGATGGGAATACCAAAAACGTAATAGCCCGTTTACCAGGTGCTCAACTCCGCCTGAACGGGCAGTTCGAGTACGCTCAGTTATACGACATCATTGCCGGGGAGATCAGCCAGTATATTGCCCTTCCCTCGCTGACGTACAAACGTATTCCGCCCCCTCATGCCTTTACGCTGGCCATGAAAGCGTATCAGAATCCGTTGTTTCAGGCCTTTGTCCCGGCACTGACCCGAATGGATACGGTTCGCTTTAACGCCTATCTGGACAACACGCGTGACACGACTTTATCGGCCACGCTGCGCACCGGTGTCGTTGTATACGATACCACCACTTTGCAGGGAAGCACGCTGGCTATTCGAGGGGCCAACAATCAGTTAAAGGTTGACGGGCGCATCGATGGGGTGCTTTACGATGGCATAAACATTCGCCAGACAAACATAAACGGCATTGCGGCCAATAATCGCTTCCGGTTTGCCGTCGTCAATAAAGATTCTATCAATCAGGATTTGCACGGCCTTTCCGGAACACTTAGCGTGATAGATTCGACCTATCGGTTCCAGTTTGCGCCCAATGGGCTGCTGACCAACTACCAACGCTGGCAAACCGACACATCCGGCTTTGCCGAATATGGTAACAATGGTGTATTGATCAACCGCTTACGCATCGAAACAGAGCAGCAATCGCTGGAGATCAGCAGTACGGAACAGTACGCCAATGCGCCTATCCGGGTTACCGCCCGCGCCATTGAACTGGGCAATCTGGCACGACTGGCCAATCAGGACACCACGCTGGCCAGCGGGCAGCTTAACGGAACCGTGATCGTGCGCGACTACATGAGTCAGGATAGTAAACTGGCCTTCACCGGTTCCATTTACGTCGACAGTCTGAAAGTCATGAGTAAACCGATCGGCAACCTCACCGCCCGTTTCCGCAATGATACCGACGGACGCATCAGCGTGAATACAACGCTGGCGGGGTCTTATAATGATGCCACAGTTACCGGCTATTACAATCCCGAAAATGCAAAACAGGCACTCGATCTGGCCATTAAGCTAAATCGTCTGGATGCCCGAACTATCGAAGCCTTTAGCTTTGGCGAACTGCGGCAGGCAAAAGGCCAACTCACCGGCGAATTCACCGTTGCGGGGGCGGTCGACAACCCACAAATGAGTGGAAGCGTCGCCTTCGATTCGGTTGGCTTCAATATTAAGCAACTCAATGCGACCTACAATATCGACAAGGAAAAGCTGGCTTTCTCGGGGCAGACCATCACGCTAAGCGGCTTCGACCTGCGCGATGAACAGGGACGGACGCTGACAACCGATGGCACCGTTGTGCTTAAAAATCTGCCCGATGCGGCCTATAATCTCCGCGTACGGGCCGACCATTTCCAGGTGCTCAACGCCAGCCGGAAGGATAATGATTACGCTTATGGACAGGCCGCCGTTACCACCGACCTACGGATTAAAGGGGCAGGCACCAATGCGTCGGTCAACGGAACCGTCAGGCTGGAAGACGGCAGCAAAATATCCATGGTGCTGCCCGATGAAGCGGCCAGTGCCAACGAGGCCAACGGCATTGTGACTTTCATTAACCACAGCGATTCGCTGGCGCTGGTTAAATATCTGTATAAGCCTAAACAGGACACTCTGGGACCCCGGCTGGCCTTTGAGCAATTAAGCAACTCCACCATTTCGGTCGATCTGGAAGCCGATGAAAAATCGGAACTGACAATTGTGGTAGACGAACTGAACGGCGACTACCTCCGCGCACGCGGCAACGCCCGGCTCAACGTTGGCGTTACGGCCTCGGGCGAAGTAACCGTGCTGGGTCGCTACGAAGTGACCGAGGGCGAATACTCGCTCACGTATCAGGTGCTGAAACGGCAGTTTGAACTTCAGAGAGGCGGCTACATCAACTTCACCGGCGATCCGCTCAAAGCCGACATCAACATGACGGCCGTTTATAAAGTATCAGCACCTCCGTCTGACCTGATTGGCAGTGAGTCGAACGCCATTGATGCGGCATCACTCAAGCGCAAACTTCCCTTTGAGGTCGACTTAACCATCAGCGACAACCTGGCGGCTCCTAAACTCAATTTCGACATTCGGGCTCCGGAAATTGAAAATAACAGCGCAGGACAGGACAACTCCCTTGCCACAAGCATTGAAACAAAGCTCCGAACGCTCCGTCAGGACCCGGCCCAGATCAACAAACAGGTATTTGCCCTCTTGATCTTAAACCGATTCTTACCGGAGAACTCAGCGGATTTCTTCTCGGGCTCGGACAATGGCGGGCTGAACACGCAGGCCGAGAACATCGCCCGAAGCAGTGTCAGCAAACTTATTTCCGATCAGTTGGGGCGGTTGGCTTCGGGTGTGCTGAAAGGCTTCGATGTTGACTTCAATTTACTCTCGCAGGCAGGTAGCGCCAATACCGGCGGTACCACAAATGGCAGCCGAACCGACTTGAACGTTGGCCTGTCGAAGAGCTTCCTGGCAGGTCGGGTAACCGTTTCGGTCGGTAAAAACTTTGTTCTCGACAACTCGGCCAATGCGGCCGTTCCCAGCCAGAATCAGGTTTTCGACAACCTATCAGTCAATTACAACGTTACCCGCGATGGTCGCTATATGCTGCGGGCGTACCGCCGTAATGACTACCAGGCTGTGCTGGATGGCTATATTATTGAAACAGGGGTTGGGTTTATTATTTCGATGGATTTCAACACACTGTCCGAAATCTTTCGTCGGTCAACGCCTGCCCCCGCGATGAATTAA
- a CDS encoding Integral membrane protein TerC (PFAM: Integral membrane protein TerC~KEGG: pag:PLES_56441 putative integral membrane transport protein), producing the protein MSDLFTAESIVSLLTLTFLEIVLGIDNIIFISIAANKLARNDQPKARNIGLMLAMAFRLVLLMGISFVISLSKPFTHIDAGWFKAALTGQSLILFAGGLFLLYKATSEIHHKLEGGEEEEIEGGAIKGKATVSSVVTQIAVTNIVFSIDSILTAIGLTQNVAIMMIAVILSIVIMMFFAGPVGSFVNEHPTIQMLGLAFLIMIGFMLVAEGAHLSEVVIFNQEVGVVPKGYLYFAIAFSLLVEFLNIRLRKTQQPVKLRGYEGRPDHDGII; encoded by the coding sequence ATGAGCGATCTTTTTACTGCTGAGTCCATCGTCAGCTTGCTTACCCTGACATTTCTCGAAATTGTTCTGGGTATCGACAATATAATTTTCATTTCCATTGCGGCTAACAAGCTCGCCCGGAATGATCAGCCTAAGGCGCGAAATATCGGCTTAATGCTGGCCATGGCTTTTCGGTTAGTGCTGTTAATGGGTATTTCATTCGTAATATCGCTTAGCAAACCTTTCACGCATATTGATGCAGGCTGGTTCAAAGCGGCTTTGACCGGTCAAAGCTTAATTCTATTTGCGGGGGGATTGTTCCTACTCTACAAAGCCACATCCGAAATTCACCACAAGTTAGAAGGGGGCGAAGAAGAAGAAATTGAAGGAGGAGCGATCAAAGGGAAAGCTACGGTCTCCAGCGTTGTTACACAGATAGCCGTTACCAACATTGTCTTCTCCATCGACTCCATCCTGACGGCCATTGGTCTGACCCAAAACGTAGCGATCATGATGATCGCCGTGATCCTGTCGATAGTCATTATGATGTTTTTCGCCGGACCCGTCGGTTCGTTCGTCAATGAGCACCCAACCATACAAATGCTGGGGCTGGCCTTTTTGATCATGATCGGGTTTATGCTCGTGGCCGAGGGCGCCCACCTGTCCGAGGTGGTCATCTTCAATCAGGAAGTGGGGGTTGTGCCAAAAGGGTATTTATACTTTGCCATCGCCTTCTCGTTACTGGTCGAATTCCTCAATATTCGGTTACGTAAAACGCAGCAGCCAGTAAAACTGCGCGGCTATGAAGGACGACCCGACCACGATGGAATAATTTAG
- a CDS encoding uroporphyrinogen decarboxylase (KEGG: similar to MGC83088 protein ; K01599 uroporphyrinogen   decarboxylase~TIGRFAM: uroporphyrinogen decarboxylase~PFAM: Uroporphyrinogen decarboxylase (URO-D)) has translation MTLQNDLLLRTARGELTERVPVWMMRQAGRVLPQYRAVRERAGSFITLAKTPELAAEVTIQPVDAFDVDAAIIFSDILVVPEAMGLPYEMIESRGPVFPTTVRNQADLSHLRVADAESDLGYVLDAIKLTKKELNNRVPLIGFAGAPFTIFCYMTEGKGSKTFSVAKKLLYTDPNFAHALLQQITDSTIAYLQAQIRAGVDLVQIFDSWAGILSPEQYRTFSLPYIKQICDVISEVPVTVFAKGAFFARHEIGQLSCDVVGLDWNMDPKESRALVPDRVLQGNLDPCVLYADFAQIRAEAKQMLSDFGHQHYIANLGHGIYPDTDPDKARCFVDAVKEM, from the coding sequence ATGACTTTACAAAATGACTTGTTGCTCCGCACCGCGCGGGGTGAATTGACCGAGCGGGTGCCGGTCTGGATGATGCGGCAGGCGGGGCGGGTCTTACCGCAATACCGGGCTGTTCGGGAGCGAGCCGGGAGCTTCATCACGCTGGCTAAAACCCCAGAGCTGGCCGCTGAAGTGACGATCCAACCGGTCGACGCCTTCGATGTGGATGCGGCTATCATCTTCTCGGATATCCTTGTCGTACCCGAAGCGATGGGCCTCCCCTACGAAATGATTGAAAGCCGGGGACCCGTTTTCCCGACCACCGTTCGGAATCAGGCCGATCTGAGTCACCTGCGCGTGGCCGATGCCGAAAGCGACCTGGGCTACGTGCTGGATGCCATCAAACTAACCAAAAAAGAGCTGAACAACCGGGTGCCGCTCATTGGTTTTGCCGGAGCCCCGTTCACTATTTTCTGCTACATGACTGAAGGCAAAGGTTCGAAAACCTTCTCTGTAGCCAAGAAACTGCTTTATACTGATCCCAACTTTGCCCATGCCTTACTTCAGCAAATTACGGACAGTACGATAGCGTATTTACAGGCGCAGATTCGGGCAGGTGTCGATCTGGTACAGATTTTCGATTCATGGGCGGGTATCCTCTCGCCGGAGCAGTACCGGACTTTCTCGCTGCCTTACATCAAGCAAATCTGCGATGTAATTTCTGAGGTACCCGTAACCGTTTTTGCAAAAGGGGCTTTCTTTGCCCGACATGAAATTGGTCAGTTGAGCTGCGATGTGGTAGGATTGGACTGGAACATGGACCCCAAAGAATCGCGGGCGCTGGTGCCCGACCGGGTATTGCAGGGAAACTTAGACCCCTGTGTTTTGTACGCTGACTTTGCCCAGATTCGGGCGGAAGCGAAACAGATGCTCAGCGACTTTGGCCATCAGCATTATATTGCCAACCTCGGCCACGGCATCTACCCCGATACAGATCCAGACAAGGCCCGGTGTTTTGTCGACGCTGTGAAGGAAATGTAA
- a CDS encoding glycosyl transferase group 1 (PFAM: glycosyl transferase group 1~KEGG: lch:Lcho_0975 glycosyl transferase group 1), whose amino-acid sequence MPSLFIDAERLRDLNSGLGQVCLHLGHELVRQCHDGWKLTFLVPKGEVGVFGDTVSYIEASWLRKLWIPGAYEVWHCLHQDSAYLPHDKAKMILTIHDLNFLERVDYSEAKKAHKLVTLQRKVDRADALTAISDYTASVVKQQLRVPDTKPVRVITNGVAISEHDLRADGPRPAFLEGNDQPYFLFVGVLHPKKNIHTLLPLLEAFPDYRMILAGPDGHPYAQYIREQAQKLGIADRLLMPGAVDEPTKLWLYAHCEAFLFPSLSEGFGLPVAEAMTFGKPVFISNLTSLPEVGGKEAYYFTDFEPENMAKVLHDGLHDFGQNSLRQERLRKRAAGFSWPKVATEYWQLYEGLVNP is encoded by the coding sequence ATGCCTTCTCTCTTTATCGACGCCGAACGCCTGCGCGACCTCAACAGCGGTCTGGGCCAGGTTTGTTTACACCTCGGCCACGAACTGGTTCGTCAGTGTCACGACGGGTGGAAGTTGACGTTTCTTGTTCCGAAAGGAGAAGTTGGTGTATTCGGTGATACGGTGTCGTACATAGAAGCGTCGTGGCTACGAAAACTTTGGATACCCGGTGCTTATGAAGTATGGCACTGCCTGCATCAGGATTCGGCCTACCTGCCGCACGATAAGGCGAAGATGATCCTGACGATTCATGACCTGAATTTTCTGGAACGTGTCGATTATTCCGAGGCTAAGAAAGCCCATAAGCTGGTAACGCTACAGCGGAAAGTGGACCGGGCCGATGCGCTGACGGCTATCTCGGACTACACGGCCTCGGTGGTAAAGCAGCAACTTCGTGTGCCCGATACGAAGCCGGTTCGAGTGATCACGAACGGCGTAGCCATTAGCGAACACGATCTTCGAGCCGATGGCCCCCGCCCGGCCTTTCTGGAGGGCAATGATCAGCCGTATTTTCTGTTTGTTGGCGTTCTGCATCCCAAGAAGAATATACATACCCTCTTGCCACTGCTCGAAGCCTTCCCCGACTACCGGATGATCCTGGCTGGGCCGGATGGGCACCCCTATGCGCAGTACATTCGGGAACAGGCGCAGAAGCTGGGCATCGCCGATCGGCTGCTAATGCCTGGCGCGGTCGATGAGCCTACTAAATTGTGGCTTTATGCCCATTGTGAAGCCTTTTTATTTCCCTCGCTGAGCGAAGGGTTTGGGCTTCCCGTGGCCGAAGCGATGACGTTTGGCAAACCCGTTTTCATCTCCAACCTGACGAGTTTACCGGAGGTAGGGGGCAAAGAAGCGTATTACTTTACCGATTTCGAGCCGGAAAACATGGCTAAAGTGCTGCACGACGGACTCCACGATTTCGGTCAGAATTCGCTGCGTCAGGAACGTCTCCGCAAACGGGCCGCCGGATTTAGCTGGCCAAAGGTGGCGACAGAATATTGGCAGTTATACGAGGGGCTGGTGAATCCCTGA
- a CDS encoding PfkB domain protein (PFAM: PfkB domain protein~KEGG: dal:Dalk_2824 RfaE bifunctional protein) codes for MSPVGVLDMSIDELFDQFDKLRVLIVGDVMLDSYVWGRVERISPEAPVPVVTVDRRELRLGGAGNVLLNVQALGAEAIICSIIGTDAPGDQLEQELCNRGLNCDGLIRSADRITTIKERIIAGSQQVVRVDTETDKYITTDERTRLIAKAKELIPTCHVVIFEDYDKGVLSKEAIAEITDFANEQGVPTVVDPKKRNFLSYQNTTLFKPNLKELREGLKVDFDVDKPEEFQAVVRQLKETLNLKGALITLSERGAYIDYKEERLKLPAHIRKIADVSGAGDTVISIAACCVALQQPPHIIAGLSNLGGGLVCESVGVVPIDKALLKQEAKESL; via the coding sequence ATGAGTCCGGTTGGTGTCTTGGATATGTCTATTGACGAGCTGTTCGATCAGTTCGATAAACTTCGCGTGTTGATTGTTGGCGATGTGATGCTCGACTCCTACGTATGGGGCCGCGTTGAGCGGATTTCGCCCGAAGCACCGGTTCCCGTAGTAACGGTCGACCGGCGCGAGTTACGTCTGGGGGGAGCCGGAAACGTACTGCTGAACGTACAGGCGCTGGGAGCCGAAGCTATTATCTGCTCCATCATTGGTACCGATGCACCGGGCGACCAACTCGAACAGGAACTCTGCAACCGGGGCCTCAACTGCGACGGGCTCATTCGAAGTGCAGACCGGATCACGACTATTAAAGAACGCATCATTGCCGGATCGCAACAGGTGGTTCGGGTAGATACGGAAACGGATAAATACATCACGACCGACGAGCGGACGCGGTTAATTGCCAAAGCGAAAGAACTGATCCCAACCTGCCATGTCGTTATTTTTGAAGATTACGATAAAGGGGTGCTCAGCAAAGAAGCCATTGCCGAAATAACGGATTTTGCCAATGAGCAGGGCGTTCCAACGGTTGTTGACCCCAAGAAACGAAACTTCCTGTCGTACCAGAATACAACGTTATTCAAACCGAATCTCAAAGAACTGCGGGAGGGGTTGAAAGTCGATTTTGACGTCGACAAACCGGAGGAGTTTCAGGCTGTTGTCAGGCAGTTGAAGGAAACTCTGAACCTGAAAGGTGCCCTGATTACGCTCTCGGAGCGGGGTGCTTATATCGACTACAAAGAGGAGCGGTTGAAACTACCGGCTCACATCCGCAAAATTGCCGATGTTTCCGGCGCGGGCGATACCGTTATCAGTATTGCGGCCTGCTGTGTAGCTCTCCAGCAACCCCCTCACATCATTGCGGGGTTGTCGAATTTGGGCGGTGGCCTGGTTTGTGAGTCAGTTGGCGTGGTGCCAATTGATAAGGCACTGCTGAAGCAGGAAGCGAAAGAGAGCTTATAA